In Leptospira levettii, the genomic window TACCCGCATCCCCTGCCCTGGCAGCTTCAATCGAAGCATTGAGTGATAATAAACCAATTTTGTCTGAAATTTCCCCAATTACCTGGATTACATTGGATGTGTTTTCAACACTCGATTCGATATCAGACATCGCAACCAAAGTAGAGTGAAGAGCAGATTGACCTAATTTCGTTTCCTCTTCCATTTGTTTGGTTTCGGTTTGTGTTAAATTCATCATATCATGGATTGATACAATAGAAGACTCCATATCGGTGACTAAATTTTTTGCTTCTTTTGTAATATCATGTTGTTTTTTGGCGCCAAAAGCAGTAGAACGAATGCTTGCTGACATTTCCTCCACACCTGCAGACATCTCTTCCGAAGATGATGCTTCTTCCATCATTGCTTGAGTTAACCCTTGTGTTTGTGTTGCAATAACCTTCGCATCCGAATTCACCTTATCTGATTCTTCAATCACAATAGATGTAATTTTTCGAATACTTGTGATGAAAGAATTGAGCGAAATAGATCCATGTCCTAGTTCATCCGTCGAAATGATTGGAACCGATTCACTTAAATCCCCACTTGCTAAAGATTTATAACGATTTGCCATTTGGATGGTGTTAAACTTCATTGCTTTTACAAAAAGAGAAGTAAGTACAAAGATATTGATGGTGATAAAAGCTGCCATCAATACCAGAGTAACTTCTGCATTTAGGATTTGTACAAATTTTGTAACTTCTGCCAAAAGAAGGTACCCTAATGCAGTGAGTGTCATACTAAACACAGCAGACATTGTAAAAAATATTCGAGCATAAATTCCAACTTTTGGAATCGATTCAGCATTTAATGGTAAATCTTTTAACTCTGGTGTAATCAAAACTTCAGAGATCACAAGTTCGCTTAAAAAAAAATGCGAAACACCTAATACTGGATAAATGAGAATTGGCAAAATAATATAAGGCAGGTATTCCGCAAGTGTTGGAGTAAAAAATTGGAATGTCACGAACGCAGCAAATGGAATTCCGAAACTCCATTGAATCAAAAAATAACTCAAATTATGTTTCGGAAATTTTAAAAGTGTTAATTTGATCTTTTGTTTTTCTTCCAGTGATAACGAGTGAAATAAATCGGGAATGGTTTTCTTTAGTAATTTTTTAAGTCTTAAGAAACGAATGGTAGGGATAACATAAGAAGTAAAGAGTGCAATGGTTGCACCTAACACAACAAGTAAAGACTTTTCAAATGAATATACACCGGCTATGACAATGAATAACACTGCAGTTGGTACAGCAAGCACCGCTGTCAATAATTCTAGTCCTATTGTCAACCGCCAACATAAGGATTTAATTTTGGCTCCATCCATTTCCGCTTTTTCCTTTTTCAGGACAGTGTAGGAAAAGCAGAGAATCGTATAGTATTATTTTGACGTACGGGTGTAAACGCCATCCCAGTCGACAGGTGGTGGGTTTTGGAACAAAGTTTGGCAACGTTTGATAAGTAAGTGGCTACTCACATCTTCTTTCCCTAGTATTTTAGAAACATTCTTAAAATGTTCGATGGCAGTTTCCCAATTTCGTTTGGAATATTCGGAAAAACCGAATTCATACTCTTCGAATGCTTTGGCAGAAACTGGCGAAATTTCATCTTTAAATGATTCTAAACTATAGATTTTCACTGGAGCTTCTTTTCCCTTCACACGGATCCAATCCAAAAATCGAAAGGAAAATGTGTCCTTACAAGCGACTTCGATGTTTTCTGAAACTAAGATTGAGACACCATAATCTTTGGCAGCAGCTTCTAACCTCGCAGCTAAGTTTACTGTATCACCCATCATCGTGTAGGATGCCAAACTATCTGTTCCCATAAATCCAACTTTAGCCAAACCACAGTTAAGTCCGATACGAAATACCATAGCGCGTGCTAGTGGTGTATAATCCCCTCTTTCATTCCATTCTTTTCTTAAACCTTCCAACTCTTTCACCATTTCAAGAGCGGTCTTACAAGCAAGTTTTGGGTGTTCCATGTTTTGGATAGGAGCACCGAAAATACCAACGATTGCATCGCCAATGTATTTATCCAAAGTTCCTGAATTGGCTTTTAAAACATTGGTCATAGCGGAAAGGTATTCATTTAATAACTTTGCTAAATCTGTTGCACTTAATTCCTCACTAATGGAGGAGAAACCAGCAACATCCGAAAAAAAGGCAGTAATTTCCCACTCCCCTCCTCTTTTTAAGGATTCCATATTCTCGAGAGCAACACTCACCACTTCAGGATCGACTAAGTTCCGTAAGATGTGATTGAATTTTCGTTTTTCCTTTCCTTCTGTGTAAGTTAAATAAGCAAATCCAAGTAAGTAGGAAACTGGGAATCCAAACACAAAAGAATAAGTAGACAATACATAATCCATTCGATAAAGGAAATAGAACAATCCGAGAAACAAAGAGATTGCAAATATTGGATAAATATTCTTCAATAAATGCCATTGGTTAATAAACAAAACAAGAACACCAACAAACAAAATTAAAATTGTAAATAGAAATCCATACGCCACAGGTAATTCTTTTAGTAAATGCCCTTCTGTTAAATTCGAAGCAAACACAGCCTGAGCAATCACACCAGGAAACAATCCGTGGGGAGTGACAACATCATCATGTGTAGCTGCAGCAGAAGTACCAATTAGGACAATTTTATCTGCAAACAATTTGGGAGGCACAAGGAGTGTGTCTGGATCTTCCACCTCACCACTGTTTAACTTTTCTAATGATTCAATGATCCCTGCTGCTGAATACCTAGGAATATTTCTCAACTCATCTTCTGTATAAAAATAAGCTCTTACGAGCCCATCTTTTCCAATGGGAATGATTCGTTTTGTTCCTTCTTTTTCTAAGTAAACATTGGATTCTTTTGTTTCTACAGTGAAAGGATCACCTAATGCGAATGCTTGCGTCGCAAGTGTTGGGAAATACAATCCATTCCAGCTTACAAAGGGGGAAAATCTCCTTAATATCCCATCACTATCCGATATCACATTCACCACATGGATAGTGGGAGCAGTTTCTGCAATTTGACCAATGGGAAAGGATGCATTTTCATATTTTGGAAAAGGAATATTTGTACTCAAAGGAACACTGAATTTTTGACTAATGGTATCGATACTTTTTCTAGGAATCACTATCCCACCATTTCGGAAATTAGCTGCATGGGAAATCTCCCCCAAACTTTCGTTAGCGATAACCAAAGCATCATCATAATCCGATCTCTCAGTGAACATGATATCGATGAGTGTAAATTTCGGTGGGGTGAGGAGTTTTGTGTATCCGATGAGAGTGGGATAAATATGACGTTTCCAAGGCCACTGCCCGAGCTCTGGATGGTCTGCATATTTGGCAATACTCTGCTCATCGATGTCAATGATCACAATGTCTTTTGAAAATGTATGATGGGAAGGTAATAGATGAAACAATGCATCTGATAATTTTCGATCTAATGTCGTAGAAAATCGGAAAAAGGAAATGAAAGTAGTGAGTAAAGTCGGAATCACTACCATTAAAAAAATTGGGAAGAGTATTTTATTTTGTTTCATTTGTTGTTAATCGTTTTTTGTAATCACTCCAACGGTCAATGATGACAGGAGTTCCTTCCATTGACACCGAAGATTCAATAAACACGAGTTTTGCGATTCTTAAATTTGTTTCAGGATGTGTTTTTTTCAGAAGGTCCGTACCTTCTGATTTTGACATTGTATTTAGATAACTAGACAATCCCAGTGGAGAATATCCTATTTGAGAAACAAGACCTACAGCTGCCTCATCCGCCTCTAATTCCACCTTTGCATCTCGGCCTGTTTCAAAAAATTGTTTTTCCATTTCAGTGATCGCAGTTGCCATCGCTGAATTGACAACCTCACTGCCTGGTGGAGATAATAATCCAGAAAGGATATCAACAAATACATTCGATTCTTTGAATTCACCATTATGAAATAAAATCACATGACCCATCTCATGTGCAATGATACCAGCTAACTCTGCCTCCGTTTGGATTTTTTTTAGAGTGCCTGTGGTGATAAACAAATAACCACCAGGACAGGAAAATGCATTTACTTCTTGTGAATCAATGATCCCTACTCGAAATTCCAAATCTTTACGAGATGAAACAGAACCTAACTTTGATGCGATGGAATTGAGATACCTTGTGAATTCTAAATCACGAACTAAATTGTATTTTTTCAATAGTCTTGCCGCAAGTGAACGGCCCATCTTCACTTCCGCTTTTGTTTCCCCAAGTACTGGTAATCCAGAATTAGATGAGAATGAAAAAAAACTCGAACTTTGTGTGATCCCAGTTTTTTTTTCTTCTTTTGGATTTGTTTCCTCAAAAGCCAATGGTACGGATTCAAGCCAACGTAAGGATTCAAAATCATACAATTCTCCTTCTCCACGCACTCTCATCTTTTGGGTTTCAGATAGCCCTCTTGCAGCAGCGGTTTTCGTAAAATCAGAAGCACGTTGCCTCGCCACAACAGCTTCCGAGGAATTAGAAGTGATGCCTAATTTCATCTGTGTTCCAGGTGGGAGAGGAGAAACAAATAATTTTGAGACCCAACCTGTTTTCTCTTCGACTCGCACTTGGACAAAGAGCCCTTGTTCGGTGATAGGCGTTAGTACTTCTCCTATTTTTAAAAGACTTCCTTCTGCATTTAACTTAGGTTGCGTCAGTAACTTTGCTTTGTTGCTTTGCACATAAACATTACCTTTTGCAAGTAGTGAAACACTGACAAAAAGGAATAAATAGGATAAAGTGTTCGACTTCATTACCAATGAGTGTTGGGTTTCATCTATCTTTGAAAACTCTTTTTTTAATTTTGACTTTCGAATTGACAATTCTTATCCATCCATTGTGATGAACGGGCAATGAAACATTTTTTTCTACTTCTCATCGTATTGTTTATGACGTTCGAAGGTTGTAAAAAAGAAAAAGATGAAAGTAATACTCTCAGTGCATTAGCCACTCGGTTTTTCATTCGTACATTATTTTCTTCCAATATCAATACAGAACTTCCTTCCAACCTCAGTGTGGCTGTCCCTCGTTCGATTCGGAAACCTTCCAGTGGATTAGGTGCAAGTTTTTTGCGCCAAAATCGTTCTTCCAAAATGGCTTTTACCAACAAAGGAATTGCACAAGATACTTTGGATTACGGATTTACTGGACAAAACTTTTTAACAGAAGGAACAAGTATCGTCGCTGAGATATTGAGGGATTCTAAAAAAGACTTAGTACTCATCAGCGGTTCCTATGCAATTGCAAAAGCAAGTCCAGGAGTGTGTATCCCTGGTGGTACGGGAACTGTGCGTATCACACAAAGTATGGAAGAAGAGTTCCTGGAAGGGATCGAAAGGCTTGGCCTAAGCCCAGAAGAAGCAAGAGGAGAACTCGTTAGTTTACAAAACGAAGGGATTTTACCATTCACTGGCCAATCAGTGCCAACACCTGCCATGGTGTATAAACGATTGAGTAATGATGAATATGATGTTGAAGTTGAATATTCGTTTGCTGATGCGATCGGCACCCCTCAACCTTGTCCTTCCAATAATAAATTCCAAAAGGCAATCAAATTCAAAACAGATAAATCGAAAGTATTTAGTTCAATCAATCGTTCCTTAAAAGTATTTGGAATTTCCTTAAGTGTAGAAGCATCGATCACTTACATCACACAAGCAGGGAAAAAAGACAAAGCCATCCTCAATATCAAACAAGTGACAAGTGGATCCGGGAATACTGACAAATCCACAACACGGTTTACCTTCGAAGAATGTGAGAAGGATACAAGTGCCAATGCCAATAATTGTGTCACATTAAATTATAGTAATGTTTATGATGACCCTGCTGGGAATAAAATCACAACCTCAGTCAAAGGGAGGACGAATGACCTAGGAGGTTATGTCCTGACGGAATACATAGATAATGCCGATAATTTTGAATATTATTTAACCGAAACTTATGATCCGAACGGTGATATCACTTATTTTGCTGTTGATTATTATGACATTGGAACCCCTGCTAACGATGATTATGAAGAATTAGGAGTTCTTGATACAGATCTTTACGGTGAGTTTATCGAAACCACTTATACCTTTGAATGGGATGCTTATGTTGATTTTACAACTGCACTTCCTGGAGGCGGAATTGGACAAGGAGCTGGATTTACTGAATATGATGCATATGTCATCATGCCTTCTGGAGTTGATCCCAATGTATTTCCAGATGAATTTATAGGATGGGGAGAATTTTATAATAATGTCAATAGTGGTGGTCCAGTTTATTATGTAGACTTTTATGGGACAGCCAATCAAATTCCATCAGCAGTTGTCTGGCGGTATGCAATTGATACAAACGGAAACGAAGTATATACTATTCGAGCAAATACTGTCGTTCAAATTTAATTGAAATTCTTATATTTGGAACCAAACAAAACGAAATTTATATGTTAATCCTTAAAAAAAATCGTAAACACAACTTAAATACAATTCAGAAATTCATAATTCATTCCATATTATTTTTGGGTATCTGTTTTTTACCTGTCTCATTGTTTCCTTCGGAACCATTTAACAACATACAAGGATTTTATGGAGAAAGAGCAGCGGGACTAGCAGGTGCCTTTACTGCCATCGCTGACGATCCATCCGGTGCTTATTACAATCCTGCAGGGCTTGGGTTTACTCATAATGATGGGATATCGATCTCTGCGAGTAATTTTAAAGATGTCAAACGTAGTTATATCAATATAGACACACCAGGCCAAAGATACAACCAAACCCACCAAGGTTTTGATCCCAATTTCATTGGACTACTTAAAAACTTTGATCGATGGAAGTTTGCCTTTTCAATCGTCAATACTTATAACTATTCCTATAATCGAGTTGATCAGGTGAACTACCCTCTTGTATCTCCTTCGATTAATTCCACTCGGAATTATACAAAAGAACGATATAACCAACTTTTAGTCGGACCCAGTTTGGCATACCTTCTCAATGATAAACTTTCTCTAGGTGCCACACTGTATTACTTGAATGACACGAAGGAAGTTTCGAGAACCCAATTCCAACAATTCTCAGATCTAAGTTATGTGATGCGCTCGTATGTAGACAATCGTCGCACATCAGGACTCATGCCAGTCCTTGGGATCCAATACCAACCAAATCCTAAACTATCTTTAGGATTTAGTTATCGTCGAATTTTTGTTACCGGTGGGGACAGATTGTACAATGAAGTTTATGTTGATTCTACACGTAGACCAGGTTCCTCTGCTGTTGACTTTATTGAAGGGACTGGAAGTGGAGCCTCTTCGATTGAACAAGGAGTATTGACACAAAAACCGAAACTTGTCACGTCCATTCCGCAAACACAAGAAATGCGATTTGGTGTGGCTTTTTTCCCAACGGCAAGATTCTTAGCATCCTTTGATATGATTCATACCTCCGGTTATAAAGTAAGAAGGAACCAAGATGAGATTAGTACCTTCGGTCGACGTGTCACTTACACAATCAATGATACAGAGGTTAGAGAACTAACAAGGTATTCCACCACTAATTTTGCTGCTGGTATGGAATACTATTTGGCAGACACTTTTTCTGTGTTAGGTGGTATTTACACAAACGAACCAAATACAAAACCAGTTTCATGGACAGAATCGGCAGTTGATTTATACCTTCAAAATACCTTTGGTAACCAAGTATCGGCAAGTTCTGGTGACGCGAGTGTCATTTACAAAGTTGCTCGTTCTGGAACAAATCCTCGAAATGAATATTCAAGGAACAAAGGTTTCAGTTTGGGATTTTCATGGGTGACTTCAAAATCGTCAGTATCTGTTACCTATATCCGCGAAACAGGATATGGAAATTCTAGGATCGACCCAAATTCATTAGCCCAATCCTTTGAATATATGGCCCAGTCCATTTATATTATGGTTAGTTCCAGGAATTGATCATTTTTTCTTAGATTTGGTTTGGAAAAATTCTTTAGTGTCATCATAACCTTGCACTAAGAGTTTTTCAGCTTGTTCTTTCTTAAAATTGAGAATACTACCAAAACCTAACATTTGTTTTGGGGCGATGACAGAAATTTTAGCGTTCGTAAATTGTGTCCTTAGGTTCAGGAGAAAATTCTCAATTGATGTGAGACCATTCATCACAGATTTTCGGTATTCCAATCCTTGTTCTACACTTTTATAGGAACCAAGTAAGTAGAGTTCAAATAACCTTTGTAATGCCTCATCCTTTGTCACAGGAGTTTCCATAATCGCCGAACTTCCAACGGGCGAAAGTAATACCACAACGATATCGGAAGCTTCATGTGTTAATGCTGGAAGAATCGGAGTATTTGCCATCACCCCCCCATCCCAATAAGGTTCTCCATCAATCACTTGCCACGGAAAAATCATGGGAATGGCCGAAGAAGCAAGTAAATGTTCAATCTGCAGTTTTGGATTTTCAAAGAATCTAAGCTCTGATGATAAAATATTAACGGCCGAAATGATTACCTTTGTTTTTGACTCGTTTAAGTGACTAAAGTCTAAATGTTCATGAATGAATTTTTTTAAAGGATATGTCTCTACCAAAGGATAGTATTTTCTTCGAAACAATCCTTTTAACATATTCCATACCGAATAACGCATGATATGTTTTTGATTCAGTTTTAACCATAATTCGGATAATTTTTTTGAATCCATTCCAGAACCAATGGCACATGCATTGATCGCTCCAACAGATGTTCCACAAATTATATCTGGTTTCCAATTGATTTCTTCTAAATATCGTAACACACCTGCTTGGTAGGCACCTCTTGCACCACCACCAGACAATACCAATGCTTTCTTTTTTGCCATATCAATTGCCACTAAAGAAAGATATCTCTACCTGTAACATACCTTTCCTTCCACCATTTTTCATCTAGGGATTGAATGACAACACCTCTGCTCGTTGAAGCGTGGATAAATTTTCCATTTTCTAATACCATACCCACATGTGTGATCTTTTTAGTATTGGGAGACGCAGAGAAAAAAACCAAATTTCCAATTTCTTGTTTTTCCCTGGGAACAAATTTACCAATTTGTGATTGGTCTTTTGCTGAGCGAGGAATGGCCTTCTCCTTCATTCCAATTTTTGGATCCGTTAAGATGGATTTTGTCAATCCAGAACAGTCAACTCCTCGTTTGGAATAACCTCCATACAAATATGGTGTTCCGATCCATAATCTACCAACTGGATCCACTAACTTACGTTTGGAAACATTCTGTGCTTCTGTTGTTTGGGAGGTAGTTTGTTCTTCCATAAAAATGAGATTTGGATCTAGTTTTGGTCTTTCATTTGTGATCCATTCTCCTTCTTCATTCCAAATTATTTCTGTCCTACGATCAGAAACTTTAAAATCATCAATCGTATTTTTCCCAGAAAGAACAGAGATCGTATCCTCAATGACCGTATTCCAACGTTTGGCAAAATCAGAATTCTTTGACTCTGGTTTCATCTCTAACATCAGTTTTTTTTGTTTTTCTGAATTGAGTGTAAGGATATTCTTGGGTATTTTTTTTTCTAATTGTTTGAGAATTACATTTGGATTGGATTCTTGTTTTCGCAACAGAACATACAATCGACCAACCACAAATAATGTTTCGCCCGTCCAAGATTTACTCTTTGCAGTTTGGAAAAAATTTAACATTTCTTCCTCAGACAGTTGGCTTAATTTCATTTCCCGATAAAACTTACCTAAAAACGGAATCTCTTTTTTGTTAGGTTTGGTTGTGATGAGATAGGGAATTAAATCTTCCGTCTCTTCCCAATCATATCCGTGATCTTTTAAAATCACAAACCTTTCTACTTCCAATGCAAATTCCGAAGGTGACATGGTTTCAAATACCGCCCACACACGTAAAGATTGGATGATGTTTTGGATTTCTTTTTGGTTTGCTCGGTCACCTAGTTTCTTTCGAATTTCACTTCGAATGAGTAAGGTTTCTTGTTTATTATAACCTGATTCTAAAAGTGTGTCTAAATTTTGTGAATGTAAAAACCAAGGGAAAAGGAAAACCAATATAAAAATAGATAGATGGTATTCTTTTGATAACATGAACCAAGGAGTAAAGGAATCTAAACTGATTGTAAAGAAGGATTTAAAAATTTCTCTCGGTTCATTTTAATTTTCTGGGAAGAGGAAATATATCCAAGCTCAATCAAACGTTCATACGCAAACCAATCAAGTAATCCAAAATTATTGGTAGGGATTTGTAAAAACAAATCTGAAATTTTTTCTGTTTGGCGGATTCGTTCTCGGCTCGATGCTAAAATCGATCGGATGATGATATCTCCAATAGGTGGAAATTTCGGTTTTAAGATGTCTTGGAAATTGATAAGGTTTGTCATTTGAAAGATGGGATTTGTCATTACACCAGGTTTGTTTGCATCAAAGTATTCACAAAGTTCGCGGTCTTGGTCTGGATAAATGTCACCAAATACATCTACCGAAATCACTTTTCCAACACCTTTCTCCTTTAGAGTGATGCCAGGAACATTGTCAAGAACTCCCCCATCCACATAAACGATTCCATCATCAATAAAAGGAGGTACAATACCGGGAATGGAAGTACTGGCACGGATTGCTTTCCATAGACTCCCAACTTCTTGTACATGGATTTCGGAATGCGAAAGATTTGTTGCGACTGCAAAATAAGGAATCCACAAGTCTTCAATCTGAATCTCTCCAAAAAAATTCCGAATGGCTTCCGTGTATTTTCTCCCAGTTGTTAATGATAAAATAGGAATTGTATATTCATTTAATAGATCTTTTGATACCCAAAATTCCTTGGCTTTGACTTTACTCCCTTCACTTGATTCCCCCATCGCAATGAGAGCAGCAAAAATGGAACCGGCACTTGTACCAGAAACCATATCAATGGGAATCGAATTTTCTTCTAAAGCTTTTAATACACCTAAATGGGCAAACCCTTTGGCACCACCACCACCTAATGCAAGGCCTATTGATTTTCCAAGTAAACCCCTCCCCAATCTTTCCCAAGTGTCCATTCGTTCTAAATGGACATGGAAATGACGATGGAATCTCCTTTTCTCTAGATGTTTAATTGTTCCTTCGCGAACCAATTCTCGGTTTGGCTGGAGTAAGACAAGAACATGATTACGATCACTAAACTTACGTTTATCGATGAGTGATTCCAATTGGATACAATTTGGATCCTCATCTGCATCTTTGATATAAACAAATGTATCAGACTGGCGTAAAGTCCTTTCGGCATAAGGACTTAATTTGCCTTCGTCCTTCACAAGATAAAAAATATAATCGTATTCGGCTTCAATTTGAGTGAAAAAGCGAATGATCCAAGGTTCACGATCTGCTTCCTCTAATTTGTCCAATTCCTTCATTCGATCGTTGAACATCGATTCATCGACAACATAAAAAGATCCATACCGAAGGAAAACGATTCCTAGATAATGAATCATATCCAAAATCACTTTTTCAGGCAGTGAGGAAAGTAAGGTGAAGGTTTTTGCCTGTGGGACAAAACCTTTTGTTTCCGTTTTGGCATGAGCCAATCGTTCTGCGATGATTTTCGTAATCTGAAGTAAACTTTCTGGGTATTTTAAAAGAATGGATAAAGCCACTTCTCTTGGAACTCGGATGAGTTCGGAGTCTCGCACTGCCTTTACAGTCGCAGAACGTTTTTCTCCTGTAAATAAACTCAGCTCCCCTATGATATCGAGACGTTTGAATTCACCTACATCTCGGATACTACCATCTGCACTTCGTTTTTCGTAACGAAGTTTTCCGGCAGCCAAAATGTACAAATCATTTCCATCCGATTGTTCCAAAAAGAGAATCTCTCCCCCTTTTAAAAATTCACGAACTGTATGTGCCATCATTTCGCGTAACACGGAATGTGGGAGGTTTTTAAACAAATCCGCCAATGTCAAATACTGTGCAAGAGTCGGAATTTTAGATTTTCGGATCCGTTTCACAACAAAGGTTTTAGTAGGATTTAAAAGAAATTTCAAGCAACCTTTTCTTTGTTTTTGTGTCAACGAACAGATTCGTTTGAAAAAAGAAGAGTAGTCATAATTCTTCCCTCCCTACAATGGGAAAGGAGAAGAGGATTATGATCGCAAGTTTACGTGGAAAATTACTCCAATTAGAGATTGATCGTTTGGTTGTGGAAGTGTCTGGCGTGGGTTATGAAGTGATGATCCCTTTCCCTTTGCACTTAGAATGTAAGGATAAAATTTCGACTGAGATTTTTTTACATACCTTTCATTCCATCACAGATCGTGGACAAAGGTTATTTGGATTTTCCTCAAAAAAAGATCGCGAATTATTTGAACTCATCAAATCCCTTCATGGAATTGGCGAACTTACGGCATTAAAAATATTATCTTTTTTCCAAGCAGATGATCTCTACCAAATCGCAAAAGCCGATGACAAAAAAACTTTGGAAAAAATTCCAAAAGTGAAAGGAAAAACTTCAGAAAAGATTTTATTTGAAATCAAACAAAATTTAAAAAAAT contains:
- a CDS encoding OmpP1/FadL family transporter, whose product is MLILKKNRKHNLNTIQKFIIHSILFLGICFLPVSLFPSEPFNNIQGFYGERAAGLAGAFTAIADDPSGAYYNPAGLGFTHNDGISISASNFKDVKRSYINIDTPGQRYNQTHQGFDPNFIGLLKNFDRWKFAFSIVNTYNYSYNRVDQVNYPLVSPSINSTRNYTKERYNQLLVGPSLAYLLNDKLSLGATLYYLNDTKEVSRTQFQQFSDLSYVMRSYVDNRRTSGLMPVLGIQYQPNPKLSLGFSYRRIFVTGGDRLYNEVYVDSTRRPGSSAVDFIEGTGSGASSIEQGVLTQKPKLVTSIPQTQEMRFGVAFFPTARFLASFDMIHTSGYKVRRNQDEISTFGRRVTYTINDTEVRELTRYSTTNFAAGMEYYLADTFSVLGGIYTNEPNTKPVSWTESAVDLYLQNTFGNQVSASSGDASVIYKVARSGTNPRNEYSRNKGFSLGFSWVTSKSSVSVTYIRETGYGNSRIDPNSLAQSFEYMAQSIYIMVSSRN
- a CDS encoding methyl-accepting chemotaxis protein, producing the protein MDGAKIKSLCWRLTIGLELLTAVLAVPTAVLFIVIAGVYSFEKSLLVVLGATIALFTSYVIPTIRFLRLKKLLKKTIPDLFHSLSLEEKQKIKLTLLKFPKHNLSYFLIQWSFGIPFAAFVTFQFFTPTLAEYLPYIILPILIYPVLGVSHFFLSELVISEVLITPELKDLPLNAESIPKVGIYARIFFTMSAVFSMTLTALGYLLLAEVTKFVQILNAEVTLVLMAAFITINIFVLTSLFVKAMKFNTIQMANRYKSLASGDLSESVPIISTDELGHGSISLNSFITSIRKITSIVIEESDKVNSDAKVIATQTQGLTQAMMEEASSSEEMSAGVEEMSASIRSTAFGAKKQHDITKEAKNLVTDMESSIVSIHDMMNLTQTETKQMEEETKLGQSALHSTLVAMSDIESSVENTSNVIQVIGEISDKIGLLSLNASIEAARAGDAGRGFAVVASEISKLGEQTLSNTKRILEAVSKASASTKSGRLAVSNTEKTFTQIGKSVHTTIELIKQSSEMTKQQLDLVKNVKENIEKLTMSAMEIEQNTNEQASTSEELAKSIATITEGTEYLNQFVNDIDKLCSALSNKASNLRQTIDFFKI
- a CDS encoding patatin-like phospholipase family protein codes for the protein MAKKKALVLSGGGARGAYQAGVLRYLEEINWKPDIICGTSVGAINACAIGSGMDSKKLSELWLKLNQKHIMRYSVWNMLKGLFRRKYYPLVETYPLKKFIHEHLDFSHLNESKTKVIISAVNILSSELRFFENPKLQIEHLLASSAIPMIFPWQVIDGEPYWDGGVMANTPILPALTHEASDIVVVLLSPVGSSAIMETPVTKDEALQRLFELYLLGSYKSVEQGLEYRKSVMNGLTSIENFLLNLRTQFTNAKISVIAPKQMLGFGSILNFKKEQAEKLLVQGYDDTKEFFQTKSKKK
- a CDS encoding M48 family metalloprotease, producing the protein MKSNTLSYLFLFVSVSLLAKGNVYVQSNKAKLLTQPKLNAEGSLLKIGEVLTPITEQGLFVQVRVEEKTGWVSKLFVSPLPPGTQMKLGITSNSSEAVVARQRASDFTKTAAARGLSETQKMRVRGEGELYDFESLRWLESVPLAFEETNPKEEKKTGITQSSSFFSFSSNSGLPVLGETKAEVKMGRSLAARLLKKYNLVRDLEFTRYLNSIASKLGSVSSRKDLEFRVGIIDSQEVNAFSCPGGYLFITTGTLKKIQTEAELAGIIAHEMGHVILFHNGEFKESNVFVDILSGLLSPPGSEVVNSAMATAITEMEKQFFETGRDAKVELEADEAAVGLVSQIGYSPLGLSSYLNTMSKSEGTDLLKKTHPETNLRIAKLVFIESSVSMEGTPVIIDRWSDYKKRLTTNETK
- a CDS encoding C40 family peptidase; translated protein: MLSKEYHLSIFILVFLFPWFLHSQNLDTLLESGYNKQETLLIRSEIRKKLGDRANQKEIQNIIQSLRVWAVFETMSPSEFALEVERFVILKDHGYDWEETEDLIPYLITTKPNKKEIPFLGKFYREMKLSQLSEEEMLNFFQTAKSKSWTGETLFVVGRLYVLLRKQESNPNVILKQLEKKIPKNILTLNSEKQKKLMLEMKPESKNSDFAKRWNTVIEDTISVLSGKNTIDDFKVSDRRTEIIWNEEGEWITNERPKLDPNLIFMEEQTTSQTTEAQNVSKRKLVDPVGRLWIGTPYLYGGYSKRGVDCSGLTKSILTDPKIGMKEKAIPRSAKDQSQIGKFVPREKQEIGNLVFFSASPNTKKITHVGMVLENGKFIHASTSRGVVIQSLDEKWWKERYVTGRDIFL
- a CDS encoding adenylate/guanylate cyclase domain-containing protein, giving the protein MKQNKILFPIFLMVVIPTLLTTFISFFRFSTTLDRKLSDALFHLLPSHHTFSKDIVIIDIDEQSIAKYADHPELGQWPWKRHIYPTLIGYTKLLTPPKFTLIDIMFTERSDYDDALVIANESLGEISHAANFRNGGIVIPRKSIDTISQKFSVPLSTNIPFPKYENASFPIGQIAETAPTIHVVNVISDSDGILRRFSPFVSWNGLYFPTLATQAFALGDPFTVETKESNVYLEKEGTKRIIPIGKDGLVRAYFYTEDELRNIPRYSAAGIIESLEKLNSGEVEDPDTLLVPPKLFADKIVLIGTSAAATHDDVVTPHGLFPGVIAQAVFASNLTEGHLLKELPVAYGFLFTILILFVGVLVLFINQWHLLKNIYPIFAISLFLGLFYFLYRMDYVLSTYSFVFGFPVSYLLGFAYLTYTEGKEKRKFNHILRNLVDPEVVSVALENMESLKRGGEWEITAFFSDVAGFSSISEELSATDLAKLLNEYLSAMTNVLKANSGTLDKYIGDAIVGIFGAPIQNMEHPKLACKTALEMVKELEGLRKEWNERGDYTPLARAMVFRIGLNCGLAKVGFMGTDSLASYTMMGDTVNLAARLEAAAKDYGVSILVSENIEVACKDTFSFRFLDWIRVKGKEAPVKIYSLESFKDEISPVSAKAFEEYEFGFSEYSKRNWETAIEHFKNVSKILGKEDVSSHLLIKRCQTLFQNPPPVDWDGVYTRTSK